Proteins encoded within one genomic window of Sphingosinicella ginsenosidimutans:
- the cysS gene encoding cysteine--tRNA ligase, with product MTEIRLHDTMAREKRVFTPADPARVTMYVCGPTVYNRAHIGNARPAVVFDVLARLLRHVYGAGSLVYARNVTDVDDKIIAAAEAEGVDPSVITDRFERFYLQDMGALGVQPPTIAPHATQHIAPMIEMIRRLIDCGNAYEADGHVLFHVPSDPDYGALGRRDREAMIAGARVEVAAYKKDPADFVLWKPSPDGVIGWESPWGRGRPGWHIECSAMIEAHLGQTIDIHGGGLDLIFPHHENEIAQSRCVHAGAPLARYWVHNGFLSMAGGDKMSKSLGNVVTVADLLAQGHKGETLRLALLSAHYRQPLEWSESLIAQSKATLDRLYRQVGGTGDGPPDPGVVDALADDLNTPLALSRLAAIEDAETLRASARLLGLLGGEAKDWFQGGADARIDGLIAARLEARQRRDFAEADRIRDELAAEGIVLEDGPGGTTWRRA from the coding sequence ATGACCGAAATCCGGCTCCACGACACGATGGCGCGGGAAAAGCGCGTCTTCACCCCGGCCGACCCCGCCCGGGTGACGATGTATGTATGCGGCCCGACCGTCTACAACCGCGCCCATATCGGCAATGCGCGACCGGCGGTGGTGTTCGACGTGCTCGCCAGGCTGCTACGCCACGTCTATGGCGCTGGCAGCCTCGTCTATGCCCGCAACGTCACCGACGTCGACGACAAGATCATCGCCGCGGCCGAGGCGGAGGGCGTCGACCCGTCGGTGATCACCGACCGTTTCGAGCGTTTCTACCTCCAGGACATGGGTGCGCTCGGCGTCCAGCCGCCGACGATCGCGCCGCATGCGACGCAGCATATCGCGCCGATGATCGAGATGATCCGGCGGCTGATCGATTGCGGCAACGCCTATGAGGCGGACGGGCATGTGCTGTTCCACGTGCCGAGCGATCCCGATTACGGCGCGCTCGGCCGTCGCGACCGGGAGGCGATGATCGCGGGCGCGCGGGTCGAGGTCGCCGCCTACAAGAAGGACCCGGCCGATTTCGTGCTGTGGAAGCCCTCGCCCGACGGCGTGATCGGCTGGGAGTCGCCATGGGGGCGCGGCCGGCCGGGGTGGCACATCGAATGCTCGGCGATGATCGAGGCGCACCTGGGGCAGACGATCGACATTCACGGCGGCGGGCTCGACCTCATCTTCCCGCATCATGAGAACGAGATCGCGCAGAGCCGCTGCGTCCACGCCGGCGCGCCGCTCGCGCGCTACTGGGTGCATAACGGCTTCCTGTCGATGGCCGGCGGCGACAAGATGTCGAAGAGCCTCGGCAATGTCGTCACCGTCGCCGATCTGCTCGCACAGGGCCACAAGGGCGAGACGCTGCGGCTCGCCTTGCTGTCCGCGCATTACCGCCAGCCGCTGGAATGGTCGGAGAGCCTGATCGCGCAGAGCAAGGCGACGCTGGACCGGCTCTATCGACAGGTCGGCGGCACCGGCGATGGCCCGCCCGATCCCGGCGTCGTCGATGCGCTGGCGGACGATCTCAACACGCCGCTCGCCCTGTCGCGGCTGGCGGCGATCGAGGATGCGGAAACGCTCCGCGCCTCGGCGCGGCTGCTCGGGCTGCTGGGCGGCGAGGCGAAGGACTGGTTCCAGGGCGGCGCGGATGCGCGGATCGACGGGCTAATCGCTGCGCGGCTCGAAGCCCGCCAGCGCCGCGACTTCGCGGAGGCGGACCGCATTCGGGACGAACTCGCGGCGGAAGGGATCGTGCTGGAGGATGGGCCGGGCGGCACGACCTGGCGGCGGGCGTAA
- a CDS encoding iron-sulfur cluster assembly scaffold protein, whose translation MATATLYTRDILRLAASIPHVGRLAAADGSAEKRAPLCGSSIIVDVILDDEGRIAALGQEVRACAFGQASAALMGAHAIGRRAGELAAAHTALADYLAGARDDPGDWPGLDIFADARRLAARHGAILLPFAAAAQAAAGA comes from the coding sequence ATGGCCACCGCGACGCTCTACACCCGCGACATTCTCCGGCTCGCCGCGTCGATCCCGCATGTGGGGCGGCTCGCGGCGGCGGATGGGAGCGCGGAGAAGCGCGCGCCGCTGTGCGGGAGCAGCATCATCGTCGACGTGATCCTCGACGATGAGGGCCGGATCGCGGCGCTGGGGCAGGAGGTGCGCGCCTGCGCGTTCGGGCAGGCATCGGCCGCGCTGATGGGCGCGCATGCCATCGGCCGGCGCGCGGGCGAGCTTGCCGCGGCGCACACGGCGCTGGCGGATTATCTCGCCGGCGCGCGCGACGATCCCGGCGACTGGCCGGGGCTGGACATCTTCGCCGACGCGCGGCGGCTCGCCGCGCGGCACGGAGCGATCCTGCTGCCCTTTGCGGCGGCGGCGCAGGCGGCGGCCGGCGCATGA
- a CDS encoding cation:proton antiporter, with protein sequence MSEVVASGTSLLREAVPMLGFALVFVLLFRRLGLGATLGYLVAGALVGPQLLNLVGDAEDKMSIAEIGIMLLLFLVGLELSPSRLWRMKQDIFGFGLIQVVLCGLAITLVVWFGASVSWAAALALGMPLALSSTAQVLPLLQSQGRLRTPFGERAFAILLFQDLSIVPMITIVTALSRNPADMNGPPGWLLGLYTVGAIVGLTLAGRFLLRPLFRLIGNLGEREMFVFAGLFTVIASAAVMEWLGVSAALGAFVAGVMLADTPYRHEIEADVEPFRSILLGLFFVTVGMQLNLHAIADRPVFVVGMALALIVTKTVAIALISLAFRTTWRQAIALGLLLSQGGEFGFVLFAQAQQAFIITPDAASLFGAIVTLSMATTPFLMMATRNLRAEPEADRGERDGPTADGANAIIVGYGRFGQTVAQMLIAQGIPVTLIDRDVEMIDVAGSFGAKVYFGDGTRLDLLRQAGAADAELILFCLDDDQISAELVEAVHEAFPKAAIFVRAYDRRALLKLRGAPIAGAVREVLDSAVRMARMAMESVGVAEEEIDRTENLYRARDRERLKAQIETGDLRARIDRIITAPERGIEPDCG encoded by the coding sequence ATGAGCGAGGTGGTCGCATCGGGCACGTCCTTGCTTCGCGAGGCGGTCCCGATGCTCGGCTTCGCATTGGTCTTCGTCCTGTTGTTCCGCCGGCTCGGGCTCGGCGCGACCCTTGGCTATCTCGTCGCCGGCGCGCTCGTCGGGCCGCAATTGCTGAACCTCGTCGGCGATGCCGAAGACAAGATGAGCATCGCCGAGATCGGCATCATGCTGCTGCTGTTCCTCGTCGGGCTGGAGCTCAGCCCGTCTCGGCTGTGGCGGATGAAGCAGGACATTTTCGGCTTCGGCCTGATCCAGGTCGTTTTGTGCGGCCTTGCGATCACGCTTGTGGTCTGGTTCGGCGCGTCCGTCTCCTGGGCGGCGGCGCTGGCGCTCGGAATGCCGCTCGCCCTGTCGTCGACCGCGCAGGTGCTGCCGCTGCTCCAGTCGCAGGGACGGCTGCGGACCCCGTTCGGCGAACGCGCCTTCGCGATCCTGCTGTTCCAGGATCTGTCGATCGTGCCGATGATCACCATCGTCACCGCCCTGTCGCGCAATCCCGCCGACATGAATGGGCCGCCCGGATGGCTGCTCGGCCTCTATACGGTCGGCGCCATCGTCGGCCTGACGCTGGCGGGCCGGTTCCTGCTGCGCCCGCTGTTCCGGCTGATCGGCAATCTCGGCGAACGCGAGATGTTCGTCTTCGCCGGCCTGTTCACCGTGATCGCGAGCGCCGCGGTGATGGAATGGCTCGGCGTCTCGGCGGCGCTCGGCGCGTTCGTCGCCGGCGTGATGCTCGCCGACACGCCCTATCGCCACGAGATCGAGGCCGACGTCGAGCCGTTCCGATCGATCCTGCTCGGCCTCTTCTTCGTCACCGTCGGGATGCAGCTCAATCTCCATGCGATCGCCGATCGGCCGGTCTTCGTCGTCGGCATGGCGCTGGCGCTGATCGTGACCAAGACGGTGGCGATCGCGCTCATCTCGCTCGCCTTCAGGACGACCTGGCGCCAGGCGATCGCGCTCGGCCTGCTGCTCAGCCAGGGCGGAGAGTTCGGCTTCGTCCTGTTCGCTCAGGCCCAGCAGGCGTTCATCATCACGCCCGACGCCGCGAGCCTGTTCGGCGCGATCGTGACCTTGTCCATGGCGACCACGCCGTTCCTGATGATGGCGACCCGCAACCTTCGCGCCGAGCCTGAAGCGGATCGCGGCGAGCGCGACGGGCCGACCGCGGACGGCGCCAACGCGATCATCGTCGGCTATGGCCGGTTCGGCCAGACGGTCGCGCAGATGCTGATCGCGCAGGGAATCCCGGTGACGCTCATCGACCGCGACGTCGAAATGATCGATGTTGCCGGATCGTTCGGCGCCAAGGTCTATTTCGGCGATGGCACGCGGCTCGATCTGTTGCGCCAGGCCGGCGCCGCCGACGCAGAGCTGATCCTCTTCTGCCTCGACGACGACCAGATCAGCGCCGAGCTGGTCGAGGCGGTCCACGAAGCCTTCCCCAAGGCGGCGATCTTCGTGCGCGCCTATGACCGGCGGGCTTTGCTCAAGCTCAGGGGCGCGCCGATCGCCGGGGCGGTGCGCGAGGTGCTCGATTCGGCGGTGCGGATGGCGCGCATGGCGATGGAGAGCGTCGGCGTCGCCGAGGAGGAGATCGACCGCACGGAGAATCTCTATCGCGCCCGCGATCGCGAACGTCTGAAGGCGCAGATCGAGACCGGCGACCTGCGCGCGCGGATCGACCGGATCATCACCGCGCCCGAACGGGGGATCGAGCCGGACTGCGGCTAG
- a CDS encoding shikimate kinase, protein MAENAASPRPAGENAPNRSPDRSIALVGLMGAGKSTVGQKLAAKLALPFVDADTEIERAARLDIPSLFERYGEAAFRDCERRVIARLAGGPVQVIATGGGAFVDEATRRLLLARCHVLWLDAPVERLAARVGRRGGRPLLDGRDTIEALESLAAARTRYYAEAHIRIDASEDRDETVARILAALPSGLD, encoded by the coding sequence ATGGCCGAAAATGCCGCCTCACCCCGCCCGGCGGGCGAAAACGCGCCGAATCGCTCGCCGGACCGGTCGATCGCGCTGGTCGGGCTGATGGGCGCGGGCAAGTCGACGGTCGGGCAGAAGCTGGCGGCGAAGCTCGCCCTCCCGTTCGTCGATGCGGACACCGAGATCGAGCGCGCCGCGCGGCTCGATATCCCCTCGCTTTTCGAGCGTTATGGCGAGGCGGCCTTCCGCGACTGCGAGCGGCGGGTGATCGCCCGCCTCGCCGGTGGCCCCGTCCAGGTGATCGCGACCGGCGGCGGCGCGTTCGTCGATGAAGCGACCCGGCGCCTGCTCCTCGCGCGCTGCCATGTGCTGTGGCTCGACGCCCCGGTCGAAAGGCTCGCCGCGCGCGTGGGACGGCGCGGCGGACGCCCCCTGCTGGACGGACGCGATACGATCGAAGCCCTCGAGTCGCTCGCCGCCGCGCGCACGCGTTATTATGCCGAGGCGCATATCCGCATCGACGCCAGCGAGGATCGCGACGAAACCGTCGCGAGGATCCTCGCCGCCCTCCCCTCGGGCCTCGACTAG